One stretch of Candidatus Brocadiaceae bacterium DNA includes these proteins:
- a CDS encoding ubiquinol-cytochrome c reductase iron-sulfur subunit, translating to MIALFEILIEVCVTGGKTKKVEKARRKFLKIVSHILGGALAAGILAPLAGFLAHPLLKKTVYGTEDFIRLGSIDDFPIGIPKKMPVTSSKMDAWNIFEGLVMGSVWVIRQKDNSLQVLSTNCPHLGCGIDWGADVNKFLCPCHEGVFDIQGKVLSGPSPRSMYSFKTKIENNTVLVDYKNLI from the coding sequence TTGATTGCACTGTTCGAAATCCTTATTGAAGTTTGTGTTACGGGAGGAAAAACAAAAAAGGTGGAAAAAGCCAGAAGAAAATTTTTAAAGATAGTTTCACATATTCTGGGGGGCGCTTTGGCCGCGGGTATCTTGGCGCCGCTGGCAGGTTTTTTGGCTCACCCGTTATTGAAAAAGACCGTGTACGGTACGGAAGACTTTATCCGGCTTGGCAGCATAGATGATTTCCCGATAGGCATTCCCAAGAAGATGCCTGTTACTTCCTCAAAAATGGATGCGTGGAATATTTTCGAAGGATTGGTGATGGGTTCTGTGTGGGTGATCAGACAAAAGGACAATTCTTTACAAGTGCTTTCCACAAACTGCCCCCACCTTGGTTGCGGTATTGATTGGGGAGCGGATGTAAACAAATTTTTATGCCCATGCCATGAAGGTGTCTTTGACATTCAGGGCAAGGTACTATCTGGTCCTTCTCCACGGAGCATGTACAGCTTTAAGACAAAAATAGAAAATAATACCGTTTTGGTAGACTATAAAAATTTAATTTAG
- a CDS encoding cytochrome b N-terminal domain-containing protein — translation MANQVYEWIENRTGIGNVMKHALDEPVHGGARWTYVFGSGLIFLFILQVITGIVMACFYSPSSTTAWGSVYYIQEKTSFGWFVRGIHHFGSSAMMIVAIIHFFQVFVYGAYKKPRELNWITGVILLLILMGFGLTGYLLPWDQKGYWATQVATNIIGTIPVIGEYIKVLHQGGSDYGNFTLTRFFALHVFLLPLSLLFFLVIHVALFRKHGVTPHWKLSKQELRNRIDPFWPDQVFKDIVFAMILYAILAGWVFWNGGAELQSPADPASNYLARPEWYFLFLFQLLKYCQGNLLIVGTVILPTLAVTFLFVLPFIDRNPLRDPSKRIPFFAVISSGMVGAVVLTVASIHHDKHDTHILHQREDSEIQAARAMKLAAAGISPAGGMSIFLNDPIYLGEKIFKANCNGCHMVKGAGGETAPDFTDFGSRQWIAGLLKNPKDKKYFGESGTMPPVQLPEESLLDISEFLASLSGKLHEGDPGRIERGRELVMKGQCAICHPVGDKNAQKIAPNLTGYLSDEWLKEFIKTPADRKFYGTRNKMPGYEDTLNDKELDSLIEYLNSLSKKQPAVSLYKKQERTLTGYVYSQYGSMGILCPEIVITGYQMRP, via the coding sequence ATGGCAAATCAAGTATATGAATGGATAGAAAACAGGACCGGCATAGGCAACGTTATGAAGCATGCGCTTGATGAACCGGTGCATGGAGGAGCTCGATGGACGTATGTTTTTGGCAGCGGACTCATCTTCCTTTTTATTTTACAAGTGATAACAGGAATCGTAATGGCTTGTTTTTATTCTCCTTCTTCAACTACCGCGTGGGGGAGCGTCTATTATATACAAGAAAAAACCTCTTTTGGCTGGTTTGTGCGCGGCATACATCATTTCGGTTCAAGCGCCATGATGATAGTGGCAATTATACATTTTTTTCAGGTATTTGTTTACGGCGCCTATAAAAAACCACGTGAACTTAATTGGATAACCGGGGTAATTCTTCTTCTTATTCTTATGGGTTTTGGCTTGACGGGTTACCTGTTACCCTGGGACCAGAAGGGTTACTGGGCTACTCAGGTAGCGACAAATATCATAGGCACTATTCCTGTCATTGGTGAATATATAAAAGTGCTGCATCAGGGGGGCTCTGATTATGGGAATTTCACCCTTACGCGATTTTTCGCCCTTCATGTGTTTTTGCTCCCTCTTTCCCTGCTTTTTTTTCTTGTTATTCATGTCGCCCTTTTTCGGAAACACGGTGTGACTCCCCACTGGAAACTCAGTAAGCAGGAATTAAGAAATCGCATTGATCCTTTCTGGCCCGATCAGGTATTTAAGGATATTGTATTTGCAATGATTCTGTATGCCATACTTGCAGGATGGGTATTCTGGAACGGAGGAGCGGAGCTTCAGTCGCCGGCAGACCCTGCGTCAAACTACCTTGCAAGACCTGAATGGTATTTCCTGTTTTTGTTCCAGCTTTTAAAATATTGTCAGGGGAACTTATTGATTGTTGGCACGGTTATTCTCCCGACTCTTGCCGTTACATTTTTATTTGTGCTTCCTTTTATCGACAGGAACCCGTTACGGGACCCATCCAAGAGGATTCCATTCTTTGCCGTTATTTCTTCCGGAATGGTAGGCGCTGTTGTTTTGACTGTTGCCTCGATACATCATGATAAGCATGATACTCACATTTTGCACCAGCGGGAAGACTCGGAGATACAGGCGGCGCGCGCAATGAAATTGGCTGCAGCAGGTATCTCTCCGGCCGGCGGAATGTCTATATTTCTTAACGACCCGATATATCTGGGAGAAAAAATTTTTAAGGCAAACTGTAATGGCTGCCATATGGTTAAGGGAGCTGGCGGTGAGACTGCTCCGGATTTCACCGACTTTGGTTCCCGGCAATGGATTGCCGGGCTCTTAAAGAATCCTAAGGATAAAAAATATTTCGGAGAATCTGGGACAATGCCCCCCGTACAACTTCCCGAGGAATCGCTTCTGGACATATCTGAGTTTTTGGCAAGCCTCTCTGGGAAACTTCATGAAGGAGATCCCGGCAGGATAGAGAGGGGGAGAGAGCTTGTCATGAAGGGGCAATGTGCAATATGCCATCCTGTCGGTGACAAAAATGCACAGAAAATTGCACCAAATTTGACGGGTTATTTATCTGACGAATGGCTAAAAGAGTTTATCAAAACGCCCGCGGACCGGAAATTTTATGGAACCAGAAATAAGATGCCCGGTTACGAGGATACATTAAATGATAAAGAACTGGATTCCCTTATAGAATATCTGAATTCATTGTCGAAAAAACAGCCTGCCGTTTCTTTGTATAAGAAACAGGAAAGAACCTTGACGGGGTATGTCTACTCGCAATATGGTAGCATGGGCATTCTCTGTCCTGAAATTGTAATAACGGGTTATCAAATGCGCCCTTAA
- a CDS encoding peptidylprolyl isomerase, with amino-acid sequence MIGRNIISIFSAGVFALFLYGCGKSELSSLQPGNQETEQDFAEIHKNVDFEQKDKEKLHGSSVPTESNAYKVHGSTVHGSKEKVDPDTVIASVNGEKILRKDLDQILDRFRKQVDPKSIPALEQQITDQLLTQALLRQFVTEKELTVSDEVVTTEINKMRDNIKTNPATKDKSLEQFLALQGSNINELKTAIKMSAALENYVARNVDDKKLEEYFIKNISEYNGETVTASHILVDTKEINDQEELNKARAKIESIKKEIDEGADFAEMAKKYSDCPTAGNGGELGSFPRHGVMVEAFSSAAFALDVGKVSDPVKTEFGYHLIHVSEHTPSRDVSFSEVKDQVKEKLVATEMRNLIKELKETAEIEVTLQ; translated from the coding sequence ATGATAGGAAGAAATATTATTTCCATATTTTCAGCCGGTGTGTTTGCATTGTTTCTTTATGGCTGCGGGAAGAGTGAGCTCAGCAGTTTACAGCCAGGCAACCAGGAGACCGAACAGGATTTTGCGGAAATACATAAAAATGTCGATTTTGAACAAAAAGACAAAGAAAAACTGCATGGGTCGAGCGTGCCTACAGAAAGTAATGCGTACAAAGTTCACGGATCGACCGTTCACGGGTCAAAAGAAAAAGTCGATCCTGATACGGTAATTGCTTCAGTCAACGGAGAAAAAATTCTACGGAAGGATCTGGATCAAATTTTAGACAGATTCAGAAAACAGGTGGATCCGAAAAGTATACCGGCGCTAGAGCAACAGATTACTGATCAGCTGCTTACGCAGGCATTGTTAAGACAGTTTGTAACAGAAAAAGAATTGACGGTGTCCGATGAAGTTGTAACCACAGAAATCAATAAAATGCGGGATAATATAAAAACAAATCCTGCAACGAAGGACAAATCTTTGGAACAGTTTTTAGCTCTTCAGGGAAGCAATATTAATGAGTTAAAAACAGCGATCAAAATGTCTGCGGCGTTGGAAAACTATGTTGCCAGAAATGTTGATGACAAAAAACTGGAAGAGTATTTTATAAAGAATATCAGCGAATACAACGGTGAAACCGTTACCGCGAGTCATATTCTGGTAGATACAAAGGAAATAAATGATCAGGAGGAACTTAACAAGGCGAGGGCAAAGATTGAGTCGATAAAGAAGGAAATTGACGAAGGCGCTGATTTTGCTGAAATGGCAAAAAAATATTCAGATTGTCCAACTGCAGGCAATGGTGGAGAATTGGGCTCGTTTCCCCGGCATGGTGTTATGGTGGAAGCCTTCTCGAGTGCGGCATTTGCTTTAGATGTAGGCAAGGTCAGTGATCCCGTTAAAACAGAGTTTGGATATCATTTGATACATGTCTCAGAGCATACGCCATCGAGGGATGTCAGTTTTAGCGAGGTGAAAGACCAGGTAAAAGAAAAGTTAGTTGCAACAGAAATGCGCAATCTGATTAAGGAGCTGAAGGAAACAGCTGAGATCGAGGTTACTTTGCAGTAA
- a CDS encoding cytochrome c biogenesis protein — translation MNTAIFLNQISVVFYWICVGAYSLYWFFGFTRWKLRFFVLAGIVFFHTVTIVLRGIAIEYFPLTNKFESFSGFALATFIILLIYVKTESPVFRMALFSVGYGFFLAAALFSKGLSYAPPLMLTIWYVLHVPLSFFCYALWVSATAAAIARYFVSGDRKPYDKIIDAGFRYGLIAFSISMIFGGLWGYVAWGAYFLWDAKLIWSVIIWFFYATCLHLDYWQEAKRLKPPMAIVGFLIFLMTYVGTSFVLGGTHSFK, via the coding sequence ATGAATACGGCAATTTTCCTGAATCAGATATCTGTTGTTTTCTATTGGATTTGCGTCGGCGCTTATTCATTGTATTGGTTTTTCGGGTTTACCAGATGGAAGCTGCGCTTCTTCGTTTTGGCTGGAATCGTGTTTTTTCATACGGTAACGATAGTGTTGCGTGGTATAGCCATAGAATATTTTCCCTTGACAAACAAGTTTGAATCCTTTAGTGGTTTTGCCCTTGCGACATTTATTATACTGCTCATCTACGTAAAGACAGAAAGCCCTGTCTTTCGTATGGCCTTGTTTAGTGTTGGATATGGGTTTTTTTTAGCGGCGGCGTTATTCAGCAAGGGTCTGAGCTATGCCCCCCCCTTAATGCTTACCATATGGTATGTCTTGCATGTTCCGCTCTCGTTTTTTTGTTACGCCCTATGGGTTAGTGCAACGGCGGCAGCTATTGCACGTTATTTTGTGTCGGGCGACAGAAAACCATACGATAAAATTATTGATGCGGGCTTCAGATATGGGCTTATAGCCTTTTCTATCTCAATGATTTTTGGAGGATTATGGGGATATGTCGCCTGGGGAGCATATTTTCTCTGGGATGCAAAATTAATCTGGTCTGTTATTATATGGTTTTTTTATGCAACCTGTTTACACCTGGATTATTGGCAAGAGGCAAAACGTTTGAAACCACCAATGGCTATAGTCGGCTTCCTGATTTTTTTAATGACATATGTGGGCACCAGTTTTGTGCTGGGTGGCACGCATAGTTTCAAATAA
- a CDS encoding 2-hydroxyacyl-CoA dehydratase family protein, whose protein sequence is MKLKFFDHLLPTLPVMEELPTDKIVGITTTVPIEIIFAAGYIPIDLNNIFICGPLPDKMVEDAELKGLPRNTCAWIKGVYSAAKKYNIKKIISVIQGDCSNNHALMEIFQSEGIETIPFAYPHNKTDHTFLHDQMVKLADTFALNYSRAEEMKKQLDTIRTKVHKIDEMTWKENKITGEENHIWTVSASDLMGDYNVFDERVTRFLKLARERKSIQHKLRIGVVGIPPIREDLYSFLSSLGAHVVFNEIQRQFSMPYNTKTLVEQYSQYTYPYDIFSRIEDIRQEVKQRDIDGLIHYVQSFCHRHIHDRIIRKQIRLPMLTLDCDRPGKLDGAMKTRLEAFVEMLK, encoded by the coding sequence ATGAAACTGAAATTTTTCGATCACTTACTTCCCACACTTCCAGTCATGGAAGAATTACCGACGGATAAAATTGTAGGAATTACGACTACCGTTCCCATTGAAATTATTTTTGCCGCTGGATATATACCGATAGATTTAAACAATATTTTCATCTGTGGTCCGCTTCCTGACAAGATGGTAGAAGACGCTGAATTAAAAGGACTTCCGAGAAATACCTGCGCATGGATCAAAGGTGTTTATTCTGCCGCAAAAAAATATAACATAAAAAAAATCATTAGCGTCATCCAGGGAGATTGCAGCAACAATCATGCGCTGATGGAAATATTCCAGTCTGAAGGCATTGAAACAATTCCATTTGCTTATCCCCATAATAAAACCGATCATACCTTTTTACACGACCAAATGGTAAAACTAGCAGATACGTTTGCATTAAATTACTCGAGGGCAGAAGAAATGAAAAAACAACTTGATACAATCCGCACAAAGGTCCATAAAATCGATGAAATGACATGGAAAGAGAATAAAATAACCGGAGAAGAAAACCACATTTGGACGGTATCAGCCAGTGATCTTATGGGTGATTATAACGTTTTTGACGAGCGAGTCACACGTTTTTTAAAACTGGCGAGGGAACGTAAATCTATCCAGCATAAACTTCGGATCGGGGTTGTCGGTATCCCGCCAATACGAGAAGATCTTTATTCATTTCTTTCTTCCCTGGGCGCCCATGTAGTCTTTAACGAGATTCAGAGGCAGTTCAGTATGCCGTATAATACGAAAACGTTGGTTGAACAGTATAGCCAATACACGTACCCGTATGATATATTTTCCCGCATTGAAGATATTCGACAAGAAGTAAAGCAACGGGATATTGACGGGCTTATCCATTATGTACAAAGTTTCTGCCACCGTCATATACACGACCGTATTATAAGAAAACAGATACGGTTGCCAATGCTTACACTGGATTGCGACCGGCCAGGAAAACTGGATGGCGCCATGAAAACGCGTCTTGAAGCTTTCGTTGAGATGTTAAAATAA
- the acsA gene encoding acetate--CoA ligase: protein MKKMEKNEIISKEPQVEGLIDYERTYQDFSWEIIYKDLGIIEDKVNIAYEAIDKHAGTWRKNKVALYWESAEGNCQKYTFLELKILSDKCANMLLSLGVKKGDRVFLFLPRLPELYISMIAIAKIGAIAGPMFSAFGPEAVRDRLKNSEASVLLTTPELKERVDNVLWELPKLKHIVLVNNNEEYELEEGNVCYKTLMEESSEKFEMEWMSLEDPFYILYTSGTTGKPKGITHVHNDMISHYITTKWVLDLRDDDVYWCTADPGWVTGTVYGLWGPWLNGISVYVFDGRYSAAKWYEIIQTYRITVWYTAPTALRMLMKAGDEIVTQYDLSSLRYICSVGEPLNPEVIRWGMQVYGLPIHDNWWQTETGSIMIANYPGISIKPGSMGKPFPGIKAAIIDGEGKELPAGHHGLLALQTGWPSMLRAVWGDKERFKEYFKIDGWYTTGDTAYKDDDGYFWFVGRADDVINTSGHRVGPFEVESALLEHRAIAEAGVIGKPDQERGEIIKAFVTLRDGYPPSPELEEEIIKFIKHHLSAHAYPREIEFCRDLPKTRSGKIMRRVLKAKELGLPTGDISTLDD, encoded by the coding sequence ATGAAAAAGATGGAAAAAAATGAAATAATTTCTAAAGAACCCCAGGTGGAAGGTCTCATTGATTATGAAAGGACTTATCAAGACTTTTCATGGGAAATAATTTATAAGGATTTAGGAATAATCGAAGATAAAGTAAACATTGCGTATGAAGCCATTGATAAGCATGCCGGAACCTGGAGAAAAAACAAGGTGGCCCTGTATTGGGAGAGCGCTGAAGGGAATTGCCAGAAATATACTTTTTTGGAATTGAAAATACTTTCAGATAAATGTGCCAACATGCTTTTATCCTTGGGAGTAAAAAAAGGTGACCGTGTTTTTCTATTTCTTCCTCGGCTGCCAGAGCTTTATATCAGCATGATTGCAATTGCAAAAATCGGCGCGATTGCAGGCCCGATGTTTTCCGCGTTTGGACCTGAAGCCGTTCGCGACCGGCTGAAGAATAGTGAGGCGAGTGTATTGCTTACCACACCGGAATTAAAAGAGCGCGTTGACAACGTATTATGGGAGCTTCCAAAATTAAAACATATTGTATTGGTCAATAATAATGAGGAGTATGAACTGGAAGAGGGAAATGTTTGTTACAAAACATTGATGGAAGAATCATCTGAAAAGTTTGAAATGGAATGGATGTCGCTGGAAGATCCGTTCTATATTCTGTATACATCAGGGACAACGGGAAAACCAAAGGGTATCACACATGTACACAATGATATGATTTCTCACTATATTACCACAAAATGGGTCTTGGATTTGAGAGATGACGATGTGTACTGGTGTACCGCTGACCCTGGTTGGGTGACAGGCACCGTCTACGGGCTATGGGGTCCCTGGTTAAATGGTATTTCTGTTTATGTTTTTGACGGCAGGTATAGCGCTGCCAAATGGTATGAAATTATTCAAACCTATCGGATCACCGTATGGTATACAGCCCCCACAGCCCTTAGGATGCTGATGAAAGCGGGGGATGAAATTGTAACCCAGTATGACTTGAGCAGTTTGCGATATATCTGCAGCGTAGGAGAGCCCCTGAACCCGGAAGTAATTCGTTGGGGTATGCAGGTGTATGGATTGCCGATACATGATAACTGGTGGCAAACGGAAACGGGGTCCATTATGATTGCCAACTATCCGGGAATATCGATAAAACCCGGTTCCATGGGTAAGCCCTTTCCTGGAATTAAGGCTGCAATTATAGATGGGGAAGGAAAGGAACTGCCTGCGGGACACCATGGGCTTTTAGCTTTGCAAACGGGTTGGCCTTCCATGTTACGGGCAGTCTGGGGCGACAAAGAACGATTTAAAGAATATTTTAAGATAGATGGTTGGTACACTACCGGTGATACGGCCTATAAAGATGATGATGGGTATTTTTGGTTTGTGGGGAGGGCGGATGATGTTATTAATACTTCCGGGCACAGAGTGGGACCATTTGAGGTAGAAAGCGCCTTGCTTGAACACAGAGCTATAGCAGAGGCGGGCGTTATTGGAAAGCCTGATCAGGAAAGAGGAGAAATAATAAAAGCATTTGTAACGCTTCGGGATGGTTATCCACCTTCTCCTGAGCTGGAAGAGGAGATAATAAAATTTATAAAGCACCATTTGTCTGCTCATGCATACCCGAGGGAAATTGAGTTTTGTCGGGATTTGCCAAAAACTCGAAGCGGTAAAATAATGCGTAGAGTACTGAAGGCGAAAGAACTCGGTTTGCCCACGGGAGATATCTCTACACTAGATGATTAG
- a CDS encoding PAS domain-containing protein — MLKRRYSSKSKSLSSEKLRKKSTKAKNESTQCVSNKGKRKKQGEFESIFNAITDPIVVFDTEFNVIKINKAAQCFFAGNPVSKKCFFIKHKFALACKNCPTWQTLKTGIASNSEIVSPETEKPLLLKTYPIFNRRKRIKGVILIGRESSDILPATMLIRQKDL; from the coding sequence GTGCTAAAAAGAAGATATTCGTCAAAATCCAAATCTTTGTCTTCGGAAAAACTGAGGAAAAAGAGCACAAAGGCCAAAAATGAAAGTACCCAATGCGTGAGTAACAAAGGTAAAAGAAAGAAGCAGGGGGAATTCGAGTCTATTTTTAACGCAATAACAGATCCTATTGTAGTATTTGATACAGAATTTAATGTGATAAAGATCAATAAAGCGGCACAATGCTTTTTTGCCGGGAACCCTGTCAGCAAAAAATGTTTTTTTATAAAGCATAAATTTGCTTTGGCTTGTAAAAACTGTCCGACATGGCAAACCCTGAAAACGGGTATAGCATCAAATAGTGAAATAGTGAGTCCTGAAACGGAAAAACCTCTTCTGTTAAAAACATATCCAATTTTTAATAGACGTAAAAGGATAAAAGGGGTTATACTCATCGGGAGAGAAAGTAGTGATATCCTCCCTGCAACAATGTTGATAAGACAAAAAGACCTTTGA
- a CDS encoding peptidylprolyl isomerase — MLKLFLLFFPCVFTALLILVFPVSAREENNAKSDIIVVVNGENITEEAIQNRLKNVLDLSPETLETVRQEILDQLITSTLMEEFIDKKGLIVTFEEVESEIEKLRESIEGNTNSFQPLEKVLGEIGSTIHDFRRSIKHSIALDKYFKNKLDDKTLRKYFEANKSVFDDEAVKVSHILIDTRNMNTQAEFSMAREQIKKIEKEIEHGAAFDVLARQYSDCKSAAIGGDLGYIKRKDDLGTLFINTVFSLQVNQVSPPVRTAYGYHLIKITDKKEGSNIAFENVKDEVRLKALDEEIFKLLVQLRKEAHIKFKN, encoded by the coding sequence ATGCTTAAATTGTTTTTGTTATTCTTTCCCTGTGTATTTACCGCACTCCTGATTCTCGTATTTCCTGTATCCGCACGGGAGGAAAACAATGCCAAGAGCGACATTATTGTTGTGGTAAACGGAGAGAATATCACGGAGGAAGCTATTCAGAATCGATTAAAAAATGTTCTTGATTTAAGCCCGGAAACACTTGAGACTGTCAGGCAGGAAATTCTGGATCAATTAATTACAAGCACATTGATGGAGGAATTTATCGATAAAAAAGGTTTAATTGTCACCTTTGAAGAGGTAGAAAGTGAGATAGAAAAACTCAGAGAAAGCATCGAGGGTAACACAAACAGCTTTCAACCCTTAGAAAAAGTCCTGGGAGAAATAGGCTCAACTATCCATGATTTCAGAAGAAGCATAAAGCATTCTATCGCACTTGATAAATACTTTAAAAATAAACTTGATGACAAGACTTTAAGGAAATACTTTGAAGCAAACAAAAGTGTCTTTGACGATGAAGCCGTGAAAGTAAGCCACATACTTATTGATACAAGAAATATGAATACACAGGCAGAATTCTCTATGGCGCGAGAGCAAATCAAAAAAATTGAAAAAGAAATTGAACATGGAGCCGCTTTTGATGTGCTTGCACGACAGTATTCAGACTGTAAGTCGGCCGCCATCGGGGGTGATCTCGGATATATTAAAAGGAAGGATGATTTAGGAACCCTGTTTATAAATACGGTATTTTCGCTGCAGGTAAATCAAGTCAGCCCTCCTGTTAGAACGGCATACGGATATCACCTCATAAAAATAACAGACAAAAAAGAGGGCTCAAACATTGCCTTTGAGAACGTAAAGGATGAGGTTCGGCTAAAAGCGCTGGATGAAGAAATATTCAAGTTACTGGTTCAACTTCGTAAGGAAGCACACATCAAATTTAAAAACTAA